A DNA window from Eretmochelys imbricata isolate rEreImb1 chromosome 3, rEreImb1.hap1, whole genome shotgun sequence contains the following coding sequences:
- the LOC144263119 gene encoding uncharacterized protein LOC144263119 isoform X2, with the protein MDNRRDEKCGTPCATSQEEMKVRGKDKRKRKRSRSRSSSISSTSSASTTTTSSSCSSSRSSSSSSSRSSSSGRDSPKSKSKKRKKEKRNKKKRKKENKLKKKKEKKKKREKSGPVQLSKYLKDKKKTENYSMITGKKIKMKIKKSKKDKERDRNRAELLDFLNSAL; encoded by the exons ATGGATAACAGACGTGATGAGAAGTGCGGAACACCATGCGCTACGTCACAAGAAGAGATGAAAGTCAGAG GGAAAGACAAGAGAAAGCGAAAACGCAGCAGAAGCAGATCATCATCCATTTCATCAACATCATCTGCTAGCACTACTACTACATCCTCCTCATGCTCTTCATCAAGGTCTTCCTCCTCTTCAAGCAGCAGAAGcagttcaagtggcagag attCTCCCAAGTCTAaatcaaagaaaaggaaaaaagaaaaacgcAACAAAAAG aagaggaaaaaagagaacaagctgaagaaaaagaaagaaaagaaaaaaaagagagagaaatcaggACCTGTCCAGCTTTCCAAG TACCTTAAAgacaaaaagaagactgaaaacTACAGTAtgataacaggaaaaaaaattaagatgaaaATAAAGAAGAGTAAAAAGGATAAAGAG AGAGACCGAAACCGTGCTGAACTCCTTGATTTCCTAAACTCTGCCTTGTAA
- the LOC144263119 gene encoding uncharacterized protein LOC144263119 isoform X1, with the protein MDNRRDEKCGTPCATSQEEMKVRGKDKRKRKRSRSRSSSISSTSSASTTTTSSSCSSSRSSSSSSSRSSSSGRDVPLWATSYAAAEHLHQIRRRTRRSKEDIFRELLQSTDAADSESRAWRETINEKLRMDSQERRRGQERMIKLMEDQTEMLRSLIALQAEHIRAQLPL; encoded by the exons ATGGATAACAGACGTGATGAGAAGTGCGGAACACCATGCGCTACGTCACAAGAAGAGATGAAAGTCAGAG GGAAAGACAAGAGAAAGCGAAAACGCAGCAGAAGCAGATCATCATCCATTTCATCAACATCATCTGCTAGCACTACTACTACATCCTCCTCATGCTCTTCATCAAGGTCTTCCTCCTCTTCAAGCAGCAGAAGcagttcaagtggcagag atgtgcccttatGGGCCACCTCCTACGCAGCAGCGGAGCACCTCCATCAGATAAGGAGGCGAACCAGGAGGAGTAAGGAGGACATATTTAGAGAACTGCTGCAATCAACTGATGCTGCAGACAGTGAGAGCAGAGCATGGAGAGAGACGATCAATGAAAAACTCAGAATGGATAGCCAGGAGAGGAGACGGGGGCAGGAGCGGATGATAAAACTGATGGAGGACCAAACAGAGATGCTGAGGTCCCTGATTGCACTGCAGGCAGAGCACATCCGTGCTCAACTTCCCCTGTAG